The Oncorhynchus tshawytscha isolate Ot180627B linkage group LG30, Otsh_v2.0, whole genome shotgun sequence genome includes a region encoding these proteins:
- the LOC112245090 gene encoding WSC domain-containing protein 1-like isoform X1, with translation MATALYRLRCFLRRAQMLLLFLGIAYLMAGSILLLQRSSLTLKTAQPPGDASLPSLMALPAPPTAVRASPGLGLRARSRWAATQGVLGGGGGIKTGRHWPTSRHLGVQHLHHRWFHGLMPDTQEQRGPLQRNKRHKGTYMGCFMHDANERALGGTMLYDLRKMTSSLCQDTCSESGYRFAGLEYGAECHCGNRISSPQAQEEDCSLGCRGERGERGAPCGGVGRLSIYKVEEQLPGQRKFRNVRYSGCFKLPKNITIVFPVYSLQSNSTSQSCIETCTDKELPLAVLRNPHCYCAWASSLFRLNQRLPPDQPCLETNGTAHTVASTSRADPYYYQVYQTPVLDSRCKERMFLPERSTSLVALSSFPGAGNTWVRHLIELVTGYYTGSFYFDGTLYNRGFKGEKDYWKSGRSICVKTHESGQREIEMFDSAILLIRNPYRSLMAEFNRKCAGHLGYATDKQWRSKEWPEFVDSYAPWWASHALSWLQFGRRLLVVHYEDLQRALFPQLRLLTSFLNATITEERLMCAQSNQDGHFKRSGRAQRPSFDPFTAELRSTIDSYIHTVDQALRDRNYSGLPHDYIPR, from the exons ATGGCCACGGCCCTCTACAGGCTGCGTTGCTTCCTGCGGCGAGCTCAgatgctcctcctcttcctggggATCGCCTACCTGATGGCGGGGAGCATCCTGCTGCTGCAGCGCTCCAGCCTGACCCTAAAGACCGCTCAGCCACCAGGCGACGCCAGTCTCCCTTCTCTCATGGCACTGCCAGCACCTCCCACAGCCGTGAGGGCCTCCCCCGGCCTGGGCCTGAGGGCGCGCTCCAGATGGGCAGCCACCCAAGGTGTGTTGGGTGGTGGAGGGGGCATCAAGACGGGGAGACACTGGCCCACGTCCCGACACCTGGGGGTCCAACACCTGCACCACCGCTGGTTCCACGGTCTCATGCCAGACACGCAGGAGCAGAGAGGTCCTCTACAACGCAATAAAAGGCACAAAG GGACCTACATGGGCTGCTTCATGCATGATGCCAATGAACGAGCCCTGGGGGGAACCATGCTGTATGATCTGCGCAAAATGACCAGCTCTTTGTGTCAAGACACCTGCTCAGAAAG tggttACCGGTTCGCAGGTCTGGAGTACGGAGCAGAGTGTCACTGTGGTAACCGCATCAGCAGCCCGCAGGCCCAGGAGGAGGACTGTAGCCTGGgctgcagaggggagaggggggagaggggagcacCCTGTGGGGGCGTGGGGCGCCTCTCCATCTACAAGGTGGAGGAACAGCTCCCAGGACAGAGGAAAT TCAGAAACGTCCGCTACAGTGGCTGCTTCAAGTTGCCCAAAAACATCACCATCGTCTTCCCTGTCTACTCCCTCCAGTCAAACTCCACGTCACAGTCCTGCATCGAGACCTGCACAGATAAG GAGCTCCCACTGGCTGTGTTGAGGAACCCACACTGTTACTGTGCCTGGGCCTCATCTCTGTTTAGACTGAACCAACGTCTGCCACCAGACCAGCCATGTCTGGAGACCAACGGCACAGCACACACCGTTGCCTCCACATCCCGGGCGGACCCATACTACTACCAGGTCTACCAGACACCTGTGCTTG ACTCCAGGTGCAAAGAGAGGATGTTTCTACCTGAGAGGTCCACCTCCCTGGTGGCTCTCTCCAGCTTCCCCGGAGCTGGCAACACCTGGGTACGCCACCTGATCGAGCTCGTGACGGGCTACTACACTGGCAGCTTCTACTTTGATGGCACACTTTACAACAGAG GTTTCAAAGGGGAGAAGGACTACTGGAAGAGTGGGCGTAGCATCTGTGTGAAGACCCATGAGAGTGGGCAGAGGGAGATCGAGATGTTTGACTCTGCCATATTACTGATCCGGAACCCCTACCGTTCCCTCATGGCAGAGTTCAACAGGAAGTGTGCCGGACACCTTGGCTATGCCACAGACAAACAGTGGAGGAGCAAAG AGTGGCCAGAGTTTGTTGACAGCTATGCCCCCTGGTGGGCGTCCCACGCTCTGAGCTGGCTACAGTTTGGCCGTCGCCTGTTGGTGGTGCACTACGAGGACCTGCAGAGGGCGCTCTTTCCCCAGCTCCgcctcctcacctccttcctcaACGCCACCATAACGGAGGAGAGGCTGATGTGTGCCCAGAGCAACCAGGACGGTCACTTCAAACGCTCTGGTAGGGCCCAGCGGCCCTCCTTCGACCCCTTCACAGCAGAGTTGAGGAGCACCATTGACTCCTACATCCACACAGTGGACCAGGCCCTGAGGGACAGGAACTACAGCGGCCTGCCGCACGACTACATACCCAGGTGA
- the LOC112245090 gene encoding WSC domain-containing protein 1-like isoform X2: MATALYRLRCFLRRAQMLLLFLGIAYLMAGSILLLQRSSLTLKTAQPPGDASLPSLMALPAPPTAVRASPGLGLRARSRWAATQGVLGGGGGIKTGRHWPTSRHLGVQHLHHRWFHGLMPDTQEQRGTYMGCFMHDANERALGGTMLYDLRKMTSSLCQDTCSESGYRFAGLEYGAECHCGNRISSPQAQEEDCSLGCRGERGERGAPCGGVGRLSIYKVEEQLPGQRKFRNVRYSGCFKLPKNITIVFPVYSLQSNSTSQSCIETCTDKELPLAVLRNPHCYCAWASSLFRLNQRLPPDQPCLETNGTAHTVASTSRADPYYYQVYQTPVLDSRCKERMFLPERSTSLVALSSFPGAGNTWVRHLIELVTGYYTGSFYFDGTLYNRGFKGEKDYWKSGRSICVKTHESGQREIEMFDSAILLIRNPYRSLMAEFNRKCAGHLGYATDKQWRSKEWPEFVDSYAPWWASHALSWLQFGRRLLVVHYEDLQRALFPQLRLLTSFLNATITEERLMCAQSNQDGHFKRSGRAQRPSFDPFTAELRSTIDSYIHTVDQALRDRNYSGLPHDYIPR; this comes from the exons ATGGCCACGGCCCTCTACAGGCTGCGTTGCTTCCTGCGGCGAGCTCAgatgctcctcctcttcctggggATCGCCTACCTGATGGCGGGGAGCATCCTGCTGCTGCAGCGCTCCAGCCTGACCCTAAAGACCGCTCAGCCACCAGGCGACGCCAGTCTCCCTTCTCTCATGGCACTGCCAGCACCTCCCACAGCCGTGAGGGCCTCCCCCGGCCTGGGCCTGAGGGCGCGCTCCAGATGGGCAGCCACCCAAGGTGTGTTGGGTGGTGGAGGGGGCATCAAGACGGGGAGACACTGGCCCACGTCCCGACACCTGGGGGTCCAACACCTGCACCACCGCTGGTTCCACGGTCTCATGCCAGACACGCAGGAGCAGAGAG GGACCTACATGGGCTGCTTCATGCATGATGCCAATGAACGAGCCCTGGGGGGAACCATGCTGTATGATCTGCGCAAAATGACCAGCTCTTTGTGTCAAGACACCTGCTCAGAAAG tggttACCGGTTCGCAGGTCTGGAGTACGGAGCAGAGTGTCACTGTGGTAACCGCATCAGCAGCCCGCAGGCCCAGGAGGAGGACTGTAGCCTGGgctgcagaggggagaggggggagaggggagcacCCTGTGGGGGCGTGGGGCGCCTCTCCATCTACAAGGTGGAGGAACAGCTCCCAGGACAGAGGAAAT TCAGAAACGTCCGCTACAGTGGCTGCTTCAAGTTGCCCAAAAACATCACCATCGTCTTCCCTGTCTACTCCCTCCAGTCAAACTCCACGTCACAGTCCTGCATCGAGACCTGCACAGATAAG GAGCTCCCACTGGCTGTGTTGAGGAACCCACACTGTTACTGTGCCTGGGCCTCATCTCTGTTTAGACTGAACCAACGTCTGCCACCAGACCAGCCATGTCTGGAGACCAACGGCACAGCACACACCGTTGCCTCCACATCCCGGGCGGACCCATACTACTACCAGGTCTACCAGACACCTGTGCTTG ACTCCAGGTGCAAAGAGAGGATGTTTCTACCTGAGAGGTCCACCTCCCTGGTGGCTCTCTCCAGCTTCCCCGGAGCTGGCAACACCTGGGTACGCCACCTGATCGAGCTCGTGACGGGCTACTACACTGGCAGCTTCTACTTTGATGGCACACTTTACAACAGAG GTTTCAAAGGGGAGAAGGACTACTGGAAGAGTGGGCGTAGCATCTGTGTGAAGACCCATGAGAGTGGGCAGAGGGAGATCGAGATGTTTGACTCTGCCATATTACTGATCCGGAACCCCTACCGTTCCCTCATGGCAGAGTTCAACAGGAAGTGTGCCGGACACCTTGGCTATGCCACAGACAAACAGTGGAGGAGCAAAG AGTGGCCAGAGTTTGTTGACAGCTATGCCCCCTGGTGGGCGTCCCACGCTCTGAGCTGGCTACAGTTTGGCCGTCGCCTGTTGGTGGTGCACTACGAGGACCTGCAGAGGGCGCTCTTTCCCCAGCTCCgcctcctcacctccttcctcaACGCCACCATAACGGAGGAGAGGCTGATGTGTGCCCAGAGCAACCAGGACGGTCACTTCAAACGCTCTGGTAGGGCCCAGCGGCCCTCCTTCGACCCCTTCACAGCAGAGTTGAGGAGCACCATTGACTCCTACATCCACACAGTGGACCAGGCCCTGAGGGACAGGAACTACAGCGGCCTGCCGCACGACTACATACCCAGGTGA